CCCCGCCTTCCCCCGGCTCCGTGAACTCTTCGCTCCCTGGGGTTCTGTCGAATTCGGTCATGGGATCCATTATAGGCAACGGGGCGTGCGAGGTCCACAACCGCGGAGGGGGGCGTCAGCGTCCCCTGCTGGACATCAGTTCGATATCCTCCCGCAGGCTCTCGAGGTCCTCCTCGTGCTCGACCTCCTGCTCCAGGATGGTCAGCGCGATGTTGTAGGTGACCATGTCCTTGTCCTTGGTGATATCCATGAGGTTCTTGTAGGCCGAGATGGCGCACTGTTCCCCGGCGATGTTCTGTTCGAGCAGCACGGTGACGTAGGGATCGGCCGGGGCGTCGTAGGCACAGGGGCTCAGCGGGAACCACTCCTTCGGGTCGAGGACGGGGGTCCCCCCCAGCTGGACGATCCGGTCCGCCAGCAGGGTGGCGTGATTCAGCTCCTCGGTCGCATGGAGGGT
The sequence above is drawn from the Acidobacteriota bacterium genome and encodes:
- a CDS encoding ferritin, which translates into the protein MGTRGREIVGMDVDELLGLLNGAFASEWLAYYQYWLGAKVIKGPMKDAVAAELTLHATEELNHATLLADRIVQLGGTPVLDPKEWFPLSPCAYDAPADPYVTVLLEQNIAGEQCAISAYKNLMDITKDKDMVTYNIALTILEQEVEHEEDLESLREDIELMSSRGR